One part of the Dermacentor silvarum isolate Dsil-2018 chromosome 6, BIME_Dsil_1.4, whole genome shotgun sequence genome encodes these proteins:
- the LOC119456950 gene encoding uncharacterized protein LOC119456950, which produces MSHTFRGQEEEEDESGGFTVLVPTPYSTLRICRLLPSPRRTDPPARPASILPGLFLLAIVGSASLLILFVRYLLGTEGMFCNTAACGAFARLLKTSINRSVDPCDNFGSFVCDGWRRQNPYSVRENHYRATLVYMSSLTDSVQIPPVAQSALQQVAAFYRSCTQLPVSGRDDTQLVKSWLTDAGVVWPVWPANPNVLDTLAYLALNLGLASVIDIEVERPGRQSAVITLKPSLSFLLLNSRNLSTPDKRRLFKTLRDAFLPNDDTMRYRLVTFADIARVEKEMVADLIDASPHRQPLSLRDHLYRSPREWNASIARHTPTGAAVAFRSTHPLFFREFVRLWYRHGEIEVHLLVSWYAVRFAAYFAHASLANSYSYNENEEEFHRNSFCIVLLYEALGDIVFASYNTLVFPGRVRQDVKTLVLSVRETFTHLLSAHSKFANRVSTLAGWSFVDHVFSVLDYAHGDGELAHAPLPGLPDFGSVFAINWRSAIRALQIAEKPLRRSLFSETLNHARLFETVPELRDFVLLPTALAFPMYDAAATAAIKYGALGSHVAQASARIFLDTLATFDADMSKELRQFLFALRDCLQHGAGLPSSRAAIGLLEDLFALSSLVEAFLAADKEDKRMLHDLPYFSSTQLFFATWCFMRCMGDQSAGDNVDPCSPTLRHVKTFSDAFECAQDTGLNPVQRCELF; this is translated from the exons ATGAGCCACACGTTCAGaggacaagaagaagaagaagacgaaagTGGCGGCTTCACCGTTCTTGTCCCCACGCCCTACTCCACTCTGCGT ATCTGCAGGTTGCTGCCGAGTCCACGCCGTACAGATCCACCTGCAAGGCCTGCTTCCATTCTCCCCGGTCTGTTCTTGTTGGCCATCGTGGGGAGCGCGTCCCTGCTCATACTGTTCGTGCGCTACCTCTTGGGTACGGAGGGCATGTTCTGCAACACGGCAGCCTGCGGCGCGTTCGCTCGCCTTCTAAAGACCTCAATCAACCGTTCTGTTGATCCGTGCGACAACTTCGGCTCATTCGTCTGCGATGGCTGGCGTCGGCAAAATCCGTACTCGGTTCGTGAAAATCACTACCGCGCCACGCTAGTCTACATGTCCAGCCTCACCGATTCAGTGCAGATTCCGCCAGTTGCCCAGAGCGCGCTACAGCAGGTCGCCGCTTTCTACCGCAGCTGCACTCAGCTTCCTGTATCTGGACGCGACGACACTCAGCTAGTCAAGTCCTGGCTCACCGACGCTGGTGTTGTGTGGCCCGTGTGGCCCGCTAATCCGAACGTCCTCGACACCCTCGCGTACCTCGCACTCAACCTCGGCTTGGCCAGCGTGATCGACATCGAGGTCGAGAGACCAGGCCGGCAAAGTGCCGTCATCACCCTCAAACCCTCGCTCAGCTTTCTCTTGCTAAACAGCCGTAATTTGTCGACACCTGATAAGCGCAGGCTGTTTAAAACACTCCGAGACGCCTTTCTGCCGAATGACGATACGATGCGCTATCGTTTAGTGACGTTCGCAGACATCGCACGTGTCGAGAAAGAGATGGTAGCTGACCTCATCGATGCATCACCTCATCGCCAGCCATTGTCACTGAGAGACCATCTGTACCGAAGCCCCAGAGAGTGGAACGCCTCCATCGCCCGTCACACGCCGACGGGCGCCGCTGTCGCATTCCGAAGCACGCACCCTCTCTTCTTCAGGGAATTTGTACGTCTGTGGTACCGACACGGCGAAATAGAGGTGCACCTGCTTGTGTCCTGGTACGCGGTGCGGTTCGCAGCCTACTTTGCGCACGCGAGTCTGGCGAATAGCTACAGCTACAATGAGAACGAAGAGGAGTTTCACCGGAACAGTTTCTGCATAGTCTTACTGTACGAGGCTCTGGGTGACATCGTGTTCGCCTCCTACAACACTCTCGTCTTCCCTGGTCGCGTGCGTCAAGATGTGAAGACCTTAGTGCTGTCTGTGCGCGAGACGTTTACGCACCTCCTGAGCGCGCACTCTAAATTCGCTAATAGAGTGTCTACCTTAGCCGGTTGGAGCTTCGTCGATCACGTGTTCTCCGTACTGGACTACgcgcacggcgacggcgaacTCGCTCATGCACCGCTGCCAGGACTGCCGGACTTCGGAAGCGTGTTCGCTATCAACTGGCGCTCGGCCATACGTGCCTTGCAGATAGCTGAGAAACCTCTGAGGCGTTCGCTCTTCTCCGAGACACTCAATCACGCACGCCTCTTCGAGACCGTTCCCGAACTGCGTGATTTCGTGCTTTTGCCCACGGCGCTGGCTTTCCCGATGTATGACGCGGCAGCCACGGCCGCCATAAAATACGGCGCCCTAGGCAGCCACGTGGCACAAGCGTCAGCACGCATCTTTCTCGACACACTCGCAACTTTCGATGCCGATATGTCCAAGGAACTCCGCCAGTTTTTGTTCGCTCTGCGCGATTGCCTTCAGCATGGCGCAGGCCTGCCGTCTTCGCGCGCCGCTATCGGCCTCCTCGAAGATCTGTTTGCGCTGTCCTCTCTGGTTGAAGCATTTCTTGCGGCCGACAAGGAGGACAAGCGCATGCTGCATGATCTGCCTTACTTTTCCTCGACGCAATTGTTCTTCGCTACCTGGTGTTTCATGCGCTGCATGGGTGATCAGTCGGCAGGTGACAACGTGGATCCATGTTCTCCTACGTTGCGCCATGTGAAGACTTTCTCCGACGCCTTCGAGTGCGCTCAAGACACCGGCCTCAACCCAGTTCAGCGCTGTGAACTTTTCTGA